A section of the Streptomyces sp. NBC_01408 genome encodes:
- a CDS encoding vitamin B12-dependent ribonucleotide reductase, with amino-acid sequence MTETASGSARGSRAKGTKAAKGGLRIERIHTTPGVHPYDEVSWERRDVVMTNWRDGSVNFEQRGVEFPDFWSVNAVNIVTSKYFRGAVGTPQRETGLKQLIDRIVKTYTKAGEDFDYFSSPADVEIFEHELTYALLHQIFSFNSPVWFNVGTPQPQQVSACFILAVDDSMESILDWYKEEGMIFKGGSGAGLNLSRIRSSKELLSSGGNASGPVSFMRGADASAGTIKSGGATRRAAKMVVLDVDHPDVEAFIETKVKEEEKIRALRDAGFDMDLGGDDITSVQYQNANNSVRVNDEFMTAVENGSKFGLRARMTGEVIEEVDAKALFRKLAEAAWACADPGIQYDGVINNWHTCPESGRITASNPCSEYMHLDNTSCNLASLNLMKFLNDDGKGNQSFDAERFAKVVELVITAMDISICFADFPTQKIGENTRAFRQLGIGYANLGALLMATGHAYDSDGGRTLAASITSLMTGTAYKRSAELAAIVGPYDGYARNAESHKRVMKQHADANAVAPRTEDLDNTIWAAATEAWQDVLRLGEKNGFRNSQASVLAPTGTIGLAMSCDTTGVEPDLALVKFKKLVGGGSMQIVNGTVPQALRRMGYQEEQIEAIVAHIAEHGVVVDAPGLKAEHYSVFDCAMGERSISAMGHVRMMAAIQPWISGAISKTVNMPETATVEEIEEIYFEAWKMGVKALAIYRDNCKVGQPLSAKKKEEEKKEVTAKTEETIRAAVEKVIEYRPVRKRLPKGRPGITTSFTVGGAEGYMTANSYPDDGLGEVFLKMSKQGSTLAGMMDAFSIAVSVGLQYGVPLETYVSKFTNMRFEPAGMTDDPDVRMAQSIVDYIFRRLALDFLPFETRSALGIHTAEERQRHLETGSYEPLEDELDTESLAQSAPLAAVPTTPQPVAVAPVPAPKTAHSNAELVEMQLGVSADAPLCFSCGTKMQRAGSCYICEGCGSTSGCS; translated from the coding sequence ATGACAGAGACGGCGAGCGGCTCGGCACGTGGTTCCCGCGCCAAGGGGACCAAGGCTGCCAAGGGCGGCCTGCGTATCGAGCGCATCCACACCACCCCCGGCGTGCACCCTTACGACGAGGTGAGCTGGGAGCGCCGTGACGTCGTCATGACCAACTGGCGCGACGGCTCGGTCAACTTCGAGCAGCGTGGCGTCGAGTTCCCCGACTTCTGGTCGGTGAACGCCGTCAACATCGTCACCAGCAAGTACTTCCGCGGCGCGGTCGGAACCCCGCAGCGCGAGACCGGTCTGAAGCAGCTGATCGACCGGATCGTGAAGACGTACACGAAGGCCGGCGAGGACTTCGACTACTTCTCGTCGCCCGCCGACGTGGAGATCTTCGAGCACGAGCTCACCTACGCCCTGCTCCACCAGATCTTCAGCTTCAACTCCCCGGTGTGGTTCAACGTCGGCACGCCCCAGCCGCAGCAGGTCTCTGCCTGCTTCATCCTGGCCGTCGACGACTCCATGGAGTCGATCCTCGACTGGTACAAGGAAGAGGGCATGATCTTCAAGGGCGGCTCCGGCGCCGGCCTGAACCTCTCCCGCATCCGCTCCTCCAAGGAGCTGCTCTCCTCCGGCGGCAACGCCTCCGGTCCGGTCTCCTTCATGCGCGGCGCCGACGCGTCCGCCGGAACGATCAAGTCGGGCGGCGCCACCCGCCGCGCGGCCAAGATGGTCGTCCTGGACGTGGACCACCCGGACGTCGAGGCCTTCATCGAGACCAAGGTGAAGGAAGAGGAGAAGATCCGCGCCCTGCGCGACGCGGGCTTCGACATGGACCTGGGCGGCGACGACATCACGTCCGTCCAGTACCAGAACGCCAACAACTCCGTCCGTGTGAACGACGAGTTCATGACGGCCGTAGAGAACGGCAGCAAGTTCGGCCTGCGTGCCCGTATGACCGGCGAGGTCATCGAGGAGGTCGACGCCAAGGCGCTCTTCCGCAAGCTGGCCGAGGCCGCGTGGGCCTGCGCCGACCCGGGCATCCAGTACGACGGTGTGATCAACAACTGGCACACCTGCCCCGAGTCCGGCCGCATCACCGCGTCCAACCCCTGCAGCGAGTACATGCACCTGGACAACACGTCCTGCAACCTCGCCTCGCTCAACCTGATGAAGTTCCTCAACGACGACGGCAAGGGCAACCAGTCCTTCGACGCCGAGCGCTTCGCCAAGGTCGTCGAGCTCGTCATCACCGCGATGGACATCTCCATCTGCTTCGCGGACTTCCCGACGCAGAAGATCGGCGAGAACACCCGCGCCTTCCGCCAGCTGGGCATCGGCTACGCCAACCTCGGCGCCCTGCTGATGGCCACCGGTCACGCGTACGACTCGGACGGCGGCCGCACCCTGGCCGCGTCGATCACCTCGCTGATGACCGGTACCGCGTACAAGCGCTCCGCCGAGCTGGCCGCGATCGTCGGCCCGTACGACGGCTACGCCCGCAACGCCGAGTCGCACAAGCGCGTCATGAAGCAGCACGCCGACGCGAACGCCGTCGCGCCGCGCACCGAGGACCTGGACAACACGATCTGGGCCGCGGCCACCGAGGCCTGGCAGGACGTCCTGCGCCTCGGCGAGAAGAACGGCTTCCGCAACTCCCAGGCCTCCGTCCTCGCGCCGACCGGAACCATCGGTCTCGCGATGTCCTGCGACACCACCGGTGTCGAGCCGGACCTGGCCCTGGTCAAGTTCAAGAAGCTCGTCGGCGGCGGATCGATGCAGATCGTCAACGGCACCGTCCCGCAGGCCCTGCGCCGCATGGGATACCAGGAAGAGCAGATCGAGGCGATCGTCGCCCACATCGCCGAGCACGGCGTGGTCGTCGACGCCCCGGGCCTGAAGGCCGAGCACTACTCCGTGTTCGACTGCGCCATGGGCGAGCGCTCCATCTCCGCGATGGGCCACGTCCGCATGATGGCCGCGATCCAGCCCTGGATCTCCGGTGCGATCTCGAAGACGGTCAACATGCCGGAGACGGCGACCGTCGAGGAGATCGAGGAGATCTACTTCGAGGCGTGGAAGATGGGCGTCAAGGCGCTCGCGATCTACCGCGACAACTGCAAGGTCGGCCAGCCCCTCTCCGCCAAGAAGAAGGAGGAGGAGAAGAAGGAGGTCACCGCCAAGACGGAGGAGACCATCCGCGCCGCCGTCGAGAAGGTCATCGAGTACCGCCCCGTCCGCAAGCGTCTCCCCAAGGGCCGCCCGGGCATCACCACCTCCTTCACGGTGGGCGGCGCCGAGGGCTACATGACCGCGAACTCCTACCCGGACGACGGTCTGGGCGAGGTCTTCCTGAAGATGTCCAAGCAGGGCTCGACCCTCGCGGGCATGATGGACGCCTTCTCGATCGCCGTCTCGGTCGGTCTGCAGTACGGCGTGCCGCTGGAGACCTACGTCTCCAAGTTCACCAACATGCGCTTCGAGCCGGCCGGCATGACGGACGACCCGGACGTGCGGATGGCGCAGTCGATCGTCGACTACATCTTCCGCCGCCTGGCGCTCGACTTCCTGCCCTTCGAGACCCGCTCGGCCCTCGGTATCCACACCGCCGAGGAGCGTCAGCGCCACCTGGAGACCGGCTCCTACGAGCCCCTCGAGGACGAGCTGGACACCGAGTCGCTGGCCCAGTCGGCCCCGCTGGCAGCGGTGCCCACGACGCCGCAGCCGGTCGCGGTCGCACCGGTCCCGGCCCCCAAGACGGCGCACAGCAACGCCGAACTGGTCGAGATGCAGCTCGGCGTCTCCGCCGACGCCCCGCTCTGCTTCTCCTGCGGTACGAAGATGCAGCGCGCCGGCTCCTGCTACATCTGCGAGGGCTGCGGCTCCACCAGCGGTTGCAGCTGA
- the nrdR gene encoding transcriptional regulator NrdR, with protein sequence MHCPFCRHPDSRVVDSRTTDDGTSIRRRRQCPDCSRRFTTVETASLMVIKRSGVTEPFSRTKVISGVRKACQGRPVTEDALAKLGQRVEEAVRATGSAELTTHDVGLAILGPLQELDLVAYLRFASVYKAFDTLEDFETAIVELRERRPHPEECGPGGTGSVPVPASAAD encoded by the coding sequence ATGCACTGCCCCTTCTGCAGGCACCCCGACAGCCGCGTCGTCGACAGCCGCACCACGGACGACGGCACGTCGATCCGCCGGCGCCGTCAGTGCCCCGACTGCTCCCGTCGCTTCACGACGGTGGAGACGGCCTCGCTGATGGTGATCAAGCGCAGCGGGGTGACCGAACCCTTCAGTCGCACCAAGGTCATCTCCGGCGTCCGCAAGGCGTGCCAGGGACGACCGGTCACCGAGGACGCCCTCGCCAAGCTCGGCCAGCGGGTCGAGGAGGCGGTGCGCGCCACCGGGAGCGCCGAGCTGACCACCCACGACGTGGGTCTGGCCATACTCGGCCCGTTGCAGGAACTCGACCTCGTCGCATACCTGCGGTTCGCGTCCGTTTACAAAGCGTTCGACACCCTTGAAGACTTCGAGACCGCCATCGTGGAATTGCGCGAGCGGCGGCCTCACCCCGAAGAGTGCGGGCCCGGTGGGACCGGTTCGGTCCCCGTGCCCGCCTCCGCCGCCGACTGA
- the lexA gene encoding transcriptional repressor LexA, translating to MTTTADSATITAQNRSQSRLEPVHAMNDANLNPEAEPVRPARSLPGRPPGIRADSSGLTDRQRRVIEVIRDSVQRRGYPPSMREIGQAVGLSSTSSVAHQLMALERKGFLRRDPHRPRAYEVRGSDQPSSQPTDTTGKPAASYVPLVGRIAAGGPILAEESVEDVFPLPRQLVGDGELFVLKVVGDSMIEAAICDGDWVTVRRQPVAENGDIVAAMLDGEATVKRFKREDGHVWLLPHNAAYQPIPGDEATILGKVVAVLRRV from the coding sequence GTGACCACCACCGCAGACAGTGCCACCATCACTGCCCAGAACCGCTCCCAGAGCCGACTTGAGCCGGTGCATGCCATGAACGACGCAAACCTGAACCCGGAGGCGGAGCCCGTACGCCCCGCACGCTCGCTGCCAGGTCGACCTCCAGGCATCCGCGCCGACAGCTCCGGGCTCACGGACCGGCAGCGGAGGGTCATCGAGGTCATTCGCGACTCGGTGCAGCGGCGGGGTTACCCGCCGTCGATGCGCGAGATCGGTCAGGCGGTCGGCCTGTCCAGCACGTCGTCCGTCGCCCACCAGCTGATGGCCCTGGAGCGCAAGGGCTTCCTGCGCCGCGACCCGCACCGCCCCCGCGCCTACGAGGTACGCGGCTCCGACCAGCCGAGCTCGCAGCCCACGGACACCACCGGTAAGCCCGCCGCCTCCTACGTTCCCCTGGTCGGCCGGATCGCGGCCGGCGGCCCGATCCTCGCCGAGGAGTCGGTCGAGGACGTGTTCCCGCTCCCCCGCCAGCTGGTCGGAGACGGCGAGCTCTTCGTCCTCAAGGTCGTCGGTGACTCGATGATCGAGGCCGCCATCTGTGACGGCGACTGGGTCACGGTCCGCCGCCAGCCGGTCGCGGAGAACGGCGACATCGTCGCGGCGATGCTGGACGGCGAGGCCACGGTCAAGCGTTTCAAGCGCGAGGACGGCCACGTCTGGCTCCTCCCGCACAACGCCGCGTACCAGCCGATCCCCGGCGACGAGGCGACCATCCTCGGCAAGGTCGTCGCCGTACTGCGTCGGGTCTGA
- a CDS encoding ATP-dependent DNA helicase — protein MTKPSLPDLLHAAVSAVGGTERPGQVAMAEAVAEAIDDSSHRLIQAGTGTGKSLGYLVPALAHGERVVVATATLALQRQLVERDLPRTVDALHPQLRRRPQFAMLKGRSNYLCLHRLREGAPQDEEEGLFDQFEAATPTSKLGQDLLRMRDWADETETGDRDDLTPGVSDKAWSQISVSSRECLGATKCAYGAECFAEAARERAKLADVVVTNHALLAIDAIEGAPVLPQHEVLIVDEAHELVSRVTGVATGELTPGQVNRAVKRAAKLVDEKTADSLQTASESFERVMELALPGRLEVVPEDLGYALMSLRDAARNVISAIGATRDKSVHDEDAVRKQALAAVESIHTVAERITNGSEYDVVWYERHDRFGATLRVAPLSVSGLLREKLFEDRSVVLTSATLKLGGDFNGVAASLGLSPEGVEGDDVPLWKGLDVGSPFDYPKQGILYVAKHLATPGREGTRGDMMDELAELIEAAGGRTLGLFSSMRGAKAAAEELRGRLENPILLQGEETLGELIKAFAADPKTCLFGTLSLWQGVDVPGPSCQLVVMDRIPFPRPDDPLMSARQKSVEEHGGNGFMAVAATHAALLMAQGAGRLVRATGDRGVVAVLDPRLATARYGSFLRATLPDFWYTTDRNQVRRSLSAIDATAKADGK, from the coding sequence ATGACGAAGCCCTCCCTCCCCGACCTGCTGCACGCCGCCGTCTCCGCCGTCGGCGGCACGGAGCGCCCCGGCCAGGTGGCCATGGCCGAAGCCGTCGCCGAAGCGATCGACGACAGCTCCCACCGCCTCATCCAGGCCGGCACCGGCACCGGTAAGTCCCTGGGCTACCTGGTGCCGGCCCTCGCCCACGGCGAGCGCGTGGTCGTGGCCACCGCGACCCTCGCCCTCCAGCGTCAGCTCGTCGAGCGCGACCTGCCCCGGACGGTGGACGCACTGCATCCGCAGCTGCGCCGCCGGCCGCAGTTCGCCATGCTCAAGGGCCGCTCCAACTACTTGTGCCTGCACCGGCTGCGCGAGGGCGCGCCGCAGGACGAGGAGGAAGGCCTCTTCGACCAGTTCGAGGCGGCCACCCCCACCAGCAAGCTCGGCCAGGACCTGCTGCGCATGCGCGACTGGGCGGACGAGACCGAGACCGGAGACCGCGACGACCTGACCCCGGGAGTTTCGGACAAGGCCTGGTCGCAGATCTCCGTCTCCTCCCGCGAATGCCTGGGCGCGACGAAGTGCGCCTACGGAGCCGAGTGCTTCGCCGAGGCCGCACGGGAGCGGGCCAAGCTCGCGGACGTGGTCGTCACCAACCACGCGCTGCTCGCCATCGACGCCATCGAGGGCGCCCCGGTGCTGCCGCAGCACGAGGTGCTGATCGTCGACGAGGCGCACGAGCTGGTCTCCCGGGTGACCGGGGTCGCCACCGGTGAGCTCACCCCGGGGCAGGTCAACCGCGCGGTGAAGCGCGCGGCGAAGCTGGTCGACGAGAAGACGGCCGACTCCCTGCAGACGGCTTCCGAGTCCTTCGAGCGGGTCATGGAGCTGGCCCTCCCGGGACGGCTGGAAGTGGTCCCCGAGGACCTGGGATACGCACTCATGTCCCTGCGGGACGCCGCGCGCAATGTCATCTCGGCGATCGGAGCGACCCGCGACAAGTCCGTCCACGACGAGGACGCCGTCCGCAAGCAGGCCCTCGCCGCCGTGGAGAGCATCCACACCGTGGCCGAGCGGATCACCAACGGCTCCGAGTACGACGTCGTCTGGTACGAGCGCCACGACCGCTTCGGCGCCACCCTCCGGGTCGCCCCCCTGTCGGTGTCGGGCCTGCTGCGCGAGAAGCTCTTCGAGGACCGCTCCGTGGTCCTCACCTCGGCCACCCTCAAGCTGGGCGGTGACTTCAACGGGGTCGCGGCCTCCCTGGGCCTGTCCCCGGAGGGCGTCGAGGGTGACGACGTACCGCTGTGGAAGGGACTGGACGTCGGCTCCCCCTTCGACTACCCGAAGCAGGGAATCCTCTACGTCGCCAAGCACCTGGCCACGCCGGGCCGCGAGGGCACCCGCGGCGACATGATGGACGAGCTCGCCGAACTGATCGAGGCCGCCGGCGGCCGGACCCTCGGACTGTTCTCCTCCATGCGCGGCGCCAAGGCCGCCGCCGAGGAACTGCGCGGCCGGCTCGAGAATCCGATCCTGCTCCAGGGCGAGGAAACGCTGGGTGAGCTGATCAAGGCCTTCGCGGCAGACCCGAAGACCTGCCTGTTCGGGACGCTGTCGCTGTGGCAGGGCGTGGACGTGCCCGGTCCCAGCTGCCAGCTCGTGGTGATGGACCGGATCCCCTTCCCCCGCCCCGACGACCCGCTGATGAGCGCCCGGCAGAAGTCGGTCGAGGAGCACGGGGGGAACGGCTTCATGGCCGTCGCGGCCACGCACGCCGCCCTGCTCATGGCCCAGGGCGCGGGCCGGCTCGTACGGGCCACCGGCGACCGGGGTGTCGTCGCGGTCCTGGATCCCCGGCTGGCCACGGCCCGGTACGGGAGCTTCCTGCGGGCCACCCTCCCGGACTTCTGGTACACCACGGACCGCAACCAGGTCCGTCGCTCCCTGTCCGCGATCGACGCGACCGCGAAGGCCGACGGGAAGTAA
- a CDS encoding IucA/IucC family siderophore biosynthesis protein gives MPNFPAAPDSAAPDSAAPDAVGPYSAGPGSSDRDAPPSPQDPRTPPELNRATWQGAARRLLAKMLSEFAYEEIISPVPAPSSLGDAWTLTIDDGSILGFRARRRTYDSWHVAPDTITLTPPPPSTEPSIAFGDPYAFLVRARTLLGLDGATLGHLVRELSATLAADARIDHTALTADVLADLDYAALEGHQTGHPWLVLNKGRIGLSGADTAAWAPEARTRQRLPWLAAHTSLAAYRGTAGLEDPARLYAAELDSSTRAAFDQALRDRGLDSLTYLYLPVHPWQWDEVVLPLFAPALASGALVPLPADPDVRLPQQSIRTFLNLTRPDRHSVKLPLSVFNTMVWRGLPSDLTFAAPAVTAWIHSLRDADPFLRDECGVVLLGEVASVTVRHPVYDQLPEVPYQYKELLGAIWREPLAGRLASGERARTLASLLHTDPRGRSFTAELVARSGLSPAVWLQRLFAALLPPLLHFLYRYGTVFSPHGENAIVIFDEHDVPVRLAVKDFVDDVNISAQPLPELDSLPDEVRAVLLAEPADFLPQFIHSGLFIGVFRYLSALCEDCLGVPEEEFWSLARAEILRHQARFPELKERYELFDLLGERIGRLCLNRNRLYEDGYRDRPDRPHAVQYGTVPNPLYRP, from the coding sequence GTGCCGAATTTCCCCGCAGCCCCCGACTCCGCAGCCCCCGACTCCGCAGCCCCCGACGCCGTCGGCCCCTACTCCGCAGGCCCCGGCTCCTCGGATCGTGACGCGCCGCCGTCGCCGCAGGACCCCCGCACGCCGCCCGAACTCAACCGGGCGACGTGGCAGGGGGCGGCCCGCCGGCTGCTCGCGAAGATGCTCTCCGAGTTCGCCTACGAGGAGATCATCAGCCCGGTCCCCGCCCCGTCCTCCCTCGGCGACGCGTGGACCCTGACCATCGACGACGGCAGCATCCTCGGTTTCCGGGCCCGCCGCCGCACGTACGACAGCTGGCACGTCGCCCCGGACACCATCACCCTCACCCCACCTCCCCCCTCCACCGAGCCTTCGATCGCCTTCGGGGACCCGTACGCCTTCCTCGTCCGGGCCCGTACCCTCCTCGGCCTCGACGGAGCCACCCTCGGCCACCTCGTCCGCGAGCTCAGCGCCACCCTCGCCGCCGACGCGCGCATCGACCACACCGCGCTCACCGCCGATGTCCTCGCCGACCTCGACTACGCCGCCCTCGAAGGCCACCAGACCGGTCACCCCTGGCTCGTCCTCAACAAGGGGCGCATCGGTCTCTCGGGCGCCGACACCGCGGCCTGGGCCCCCGAGGCGCGCACCCGTCAGCGGCTGCCCTGGCTCGCCGCCCACACCTCGCTCGCCGCCTACCGAGGCACCGCCGGCCTGGAGGACCCCGCCCGCCTCTACGCCGCCGAGCTCGACTCCAGCACTCGCGCTGCCTTCGACCAGGCCCTGCGCGACCGCGGCCTCGACTCGCTCACCTACCTCTACCTGCCGGTCCACCCCTGGCAGTGGGACGAGGTCGTCCTGCCCCTCTTCGCCCCGGCCCTCGCCTCCGGCGCCCTCGTCCCGCTCCCCGCCGACCCCGACGTACGGCTCCCGCAGCAGTCCATCCGCACCTTCCTCAACCTCACCCGCCCCGACCGGCACAGCGTCAAACTCCCGCTCTCCGTCTTCAACACCATGGTCTGGCGCGGCCTGCCCAGCGACCTCACCTTCGCCGCACCGGCCGTCACCGCCTGGATCCACTCCCTCCGCGACGCGGACCCCTTCCTCCGCGACGAATGCGGGGTCGTCCTGCTCGGCGAGGTCGCTTCCGTCACCGTCCGCCACCCCGTCTACGACCAGCTGCCCGAGGTGCCCTACCAGTACAAGGAGCTCCTCGGCGCGATCTGGCGCGAACCGCTGGCCGGCCGTCTCGCGTCCGGCGAGCGCGCCCGCACGCTCGCCTCCCTCCTCCATACCGACCCGCGGGGCCGGTCCTTCACCGCAGAGCTCGTCGCCCGATCCGGGCTGAGCCCCGCCGTGTGGCTCCAGCGCCTCTTCGCCGCCCTGCTGCCCCCGCTCCTACACTTCCTGTACCGCTACGGCACCGTCTTCTCCCCGCACGGAGAGAACGCCATCGTGATCTTCGACGAGCACGACGTGCCGGTCCGGCTCGCGGTTAAGGACTTCGTGGACGACGTCAACATCAGCGCGCAGCCGCTGCCCGAACTCGACTCCCTGCCCGACGAGGTCCGAGCCGTCCTCCTCGCCGAGCCCGCCGACTTCCTGCCCCAGTTCATCCACTCCGGACTCTTCATCGGCGTCTTCCGCTACCTCTCGGCCCTCTGCGAGGACTGCCTCGGCGTCCCGGAGGAGGAGTTCTGGTCCCTCGCACGGGCGGAGATCCTGCGCCACCAAGCCCGCTTCCCGGAGCTCAAGGAACGTTACGAGCTCTTCGACCTGCTCGGAGAACGCATCGGCCGGCTCTGCCTCAACCGGAACCGGCTCTACGAGGACGGCTACCGCGACCGCCCCGACCGGCCGCACGCCGTTCAGTACGGCACCGTCCCCAACCCCTTGTACCGGCCATGA
- a CDS encoding GNAT family N-acetyltransferase has product MPSTDTPAGSAADDTVEVRLTPHLLPLLAEADLLDSPAAWGSAVTPAGAFRLEPVRPGRDLELLVRWMNDPEVAAYWELAGPAAVTAAHLRSQLDGDGRSIPCLGLLDGTPMSYWEIYRADLDPLSRSYPARPHDTGIHLLIGDGTNRGRGLGTALLRAVADLVFDNRPRCTRVIAEPDIRNTPSLSAFLSSGFRCSAEIDLPEKRAALMIRERALRNLL; this is encoded by the coding sequence ATGCCGTCCACCGACACCCCAGCCGGCTCCGCCGCAGACGACACCGTCGAAGTGCGTCTCACGCCCCATCTGCTGCCCCTGCTCGCCGAGGCCGACCTCCTCGATTCCCCCGCCGCCTGGGGCAGCGCCGTCACCCCCGCCGGAGCCTTCCGCCTCGAACCCGTACGGCCGGGCCGAGACCTGGAACTCCTCGTGCGGTGGATGAACGACCCTGAGGTGGCCGCCTATTGGGAGCTGGCCGGTCCCGCCGCCGTCACCGCCGCCCACCTGCGGTCCCAGCTCGACGGCGACGGCCGCAGCATCCCCTGCCTCGGCCTCCTCGACGGCACGCCGATGAGCTACTGGGAGATCTACCGGGCCGACCTCGACCCCCTCTCCCGGTCCTACCCGGCGCGCCCCCACGACACGGGTATCCACCTGCTCATCGGAGACGGCACGAACCGCGGCCGCGGCCTGGGCACCGCCCTGCTGCGCGCCGTGGCCGACCTCGTGTTCGACAACCGCCCTCGCTGCACACGTGTCATCGCGGAACCGGACATCCGCAACACCCCCTCCCTATCGGCCTTCCTGAGCTCCGGATTCCGCTGTTCCGCGGAAATCGACCTCCCCGAGAAGCGCGCCGCCCTGATGATCCGGGAGCGGGCGCTGCGCAATCTCCTCTGA
- a CDS encoding IucA/IucC family siderophore biosynthesis protein, with translation MGAAATVPRQKDGTPRLRPGWPGAVGPEPTALPDLLDHPDPAVAAEAATVENLLRCWVREAAIPRPDGPAGTLLRIPLPASGVALLVAVRYWSPAGWHRFAPARLQGVPAGAPALDAVTLAALIAREGTGGGRGGADLVGRVSDSVRRTTEFIADRRQRPTAPAPVAGDRFLTAEQSLLLGHPLQPDPKSREGLSEAEVRCYSPELHGSFPLHWFAVAPTALATDSAWTERGRPVPAAQLLGRLAPGLPLPDGTVPLPLHPWQARDLLQRPSVAALRDAGLLHDLGPHGDPWYPTSSVRTVHRPGAPAMLKLSLGLRITNSRRENLRKELHRGVEVHRLLRTGLAEQWQTSHPRFDIVRDPAWVAVDAPDGTPVPGLDALLRHNPFRPGDDAVCVAALTAPRPWPGRTTMRSRLSEIVCALATATGRTSSAVAAEWFLRYLDHVVLPVLAFDALAGIALESHQQNTLVLLDPAGWPVGGRYRDNQGYYFRESRRAELEQRLPGIGSASDTFVSDAVTDERFAYYLGINNVLGLIGAFGSQRLADERVLLAAFRRFLSKAAGLGPLPARLLDSPTLRCKANLLTRLGGLDELVGPVDTQSVYVTIANPLHD, from the coding sequence GTGGGCGCGGCGGCGACCGTGCCCCGGCAGAAGGACGGCACCCCCCGGCTCCGGCCCGGCTGGCCGGGAGCCGTCGGCCCGGAACCCACCGCGCTGCCCGACCTCCTGGACCACCCCGACCCTGCCGTCGCCGCCGAGGCCGCGACCGTGGAGAACCTGCTCAGGTGCTGGGTCCGCGAGGCCGCGATCCCGCGGCCCGACGGGCCCGCCGGGACCCTGCTGCGGATCCCCCTCCCCGCATCCGGCGTCGCCCTGCTCGTGGCCGTCCGGTACTGGTCCCCGGCAGGCTGGCACCGCTTCGCTCCCGCCCGGCTCCAAGGTGTGCCCGCGGGGGCCCCCGCCCTGGACGCCGTCACTCTTGCCGCCCTCATTGCCCGCGAGGGCACCGGTGGTGGGCGCGGCGGCGCCGATCTCGTCGGCCGGGTCTCCGACTCGGTGCGCCGTACCACCGAGTTCATCGCCGACCGGCGCCAACGCCCCACCGCCCCCGCCCCCGTCGCCGGGGACCGCTTCCTCACCGCCGAACAGTCCCTCCTCCTCGGTCACCCCCTCCAGCCGGACCCGAAGAGCCGCGAAGGACTCTCCGAAGCCGAAGTACGCTGCTACTCACCCGAACTCCACGGCTCCTTCCCCCTGCACTGGTTCGCGGTCGCCCCCACCGCCCTCGCCACCGACTCGGCCTGGACCGAGCGAGGCCGCCCCGTGCCCGCTGCCCAGCTCCTCGGCCGGCTCGCCCCCGGGCTCCCGCTGCCCGACGGCACCGTCCCCCTTCCCCTGCATCCCTGGCAGGCCCGCGACCTGCTCCAGCGCCCCTCCGTCGCCGCCCTCCGCGACGCGGGACTCCTGCACGACCTGGGCCCCCACGGCGACCCCTGGTACCCCACCTCCTCGGTCCGTACCGTCCATCGCCCCGGCGCCCCCGCGATGCTCAAGCTCTCCCTGGGGCTCCGCATCACCAACTCCCGCCGCGAGAACCTCCGCAAGGAACTCCACCGCGGCGTCGAGGTGCACCGGCTGCTCCGGACCGGCCTCGCCGAGCAGTGGCAGACGTCCCACCCCCGCTTCGACATCGTCCGCGACCCCGCCTGGGTCGCCGTCGACGCCCCGGACGGGACGCCCGTCCCCGGCCTCGACGCCCTGCTCCGCCACAACCCCTTCCGCCCGGGCGACGACGCCGTCTGCGTCGCCGCACTCACCGCTCCCCGACCCTGGCCGGGCCGGACCACCATGCGCTCCCGGCTCTCCGAGATCGTCTGCGCCCTCGCCACCGCCACCGGACGCACTTCGTCCGCCGTCGCCGCCGAGTGGTTCCTGCGCTACCTCGACCACGTCGTACTGCCGGTCCTCGCCTTCGACGCGCTTGCCGGCATCGCCCTCGAATCGCACCAGCAGAACACCCTGGTCCTCCTCGACCCGGCCGGCTGGCCGGTCGGAGGCCGCTACCGCGACAACCAGGGCTACTACTTCCGCGAATCCCGCCGCGCGGAACTGGAACAACGGCTTCCCGGTATCGGCAGTGCCAGCGACACCTTCGTCTCCGACGCCGTCACCGACGAACGCTTCGCCTACTACCTCGGCATCAACAACGTGCTCGGACTCATCGGAGCCTTCGGATCCCAGCGGCTCGCCGACGAACGCGTACTCCTCGCCGCCTTCCGCCGCTTCCTCAGCAAGGCCGCGGGCCTCGGCCCGCTCCCCGCACGGCTGCTCGACTCACCCACCCTGCGCTGCAAGGCGAATCTGCTCACCCGCCTGGGAGGCCTCGACGAACTCGTCGGACCCGTCGACACCCAGTCCGTCTACGTCACCATCGCCAACCCCCTTCACGATTGA